The Tardibacter chloracetimidivorans region GGGGACTTTTCCTCGCCTACGCCTGAGCGCCGAGCGCCTGATCGGCCACGAACGGGTTCGTCTTGCGCTCCTGCGCGAAGCTGGACATCGGACCGTGGCCCGGCACGAAGGCGGTTTCCCCGCCCAGCGGCCAGAGCTTGCGCGTGATCGAGGCGATCAGATCGTCGTGATTGCCCATGGGAAAGTCGGTGCGCCCGATGGACCCCTGGAACAGCACGTCGCCGACCAACGCCAGCCGCGACTCGGGATGGTGGAACACGACATGGCCGGGCGTGTGGCCGGGGCAGTGGATCACATCCAGCACCAGTTCGCCCACCGTCACCCGGTCGCCGTCCTGAAGCCAGCGGTCCGGCTCGAACGGCCTTCCGGGGATTCCGTAACCGCGCCCGTCATCGGCCAGCCGCGCGATCCAGAAGCGGTCCGCCTCATGCGGGCCTTCGATCGGCACGCCCAGTTCTTCGGCAAGGATTCCGGCCGAGCCGCAATGATCGATATGGCCATGGGTGATGAGAATCTTCTCTATCGTCACGCCATGCTGCGCGGCGGCGGCCTTCAGCTTTTCCAGATCACCGCCCGGATCGACGAACGCGCCCTTCATCGTGCGCGTGCACCATAAAAGCGTGCAATTCTGCTGAAACGCGGTCACCGGGATGATCGCGGCCTGAAGAGGAGGTTGCGCCGTCATGGGTGGGAGATGACGACGGCGCGCTGCTTTTGCAAGTTTTGCCGCTCGACCGGCGTTCATGCCTAGCGGAAAAGCTTCCGGCTTGGCATGGAGTGGCGGATGCAGGGGTTCGACGCTTCACAGCCTTTTGTTCTGCTGGACGACGCACGGGAGGGCATGGCCGCCGCCCCGGCGCGTCTGTTCACCAGGCCGCGCGGCGTGATTTCCGCCTCCAGCCCCGATCAGGTGGAAAACGCGCTGGAGCAATTGCGTCTGGCGATCGCGCTTGGGCGGACGGCGGCGGGC contains the following coding sequences:
- a CDS encoding MBL fold metallo-hydrolase — protein: MTAQPPLQAAIIPVTAFQQNCTLLWCTRTMKGAFVDPGGDLEKLKAAAAQHGVTIEKILITHGHIDHCGSAGILAEELGVPIEGPHEADRFWIARLADDGRGYGIPGRPFEPDRWLQDGDRVTVGELVLDVIHCPGHTPGHVVFHHPESRLALVGDVLFQGSIGRTDFPMGNHDDLIASITRKLWPLGGETAFVPGHGPMSSFAQERKTNPFVADQALGAQA